The uncultured Fibrobacter sp. DNA segment CGGTATTGCAATACTATCTTGATTTCGGCTACTTTGTGGAATCCGAAACGATTTACAAGAAGGGTTTCTCCGGCAAAATCAGCTGGCCGCGAACAATTAAAAGAATTAAGCCGCAGGTCGTCAAAGACGAAGAAGGTCACGATCAGGTTGTATATCTGAACTTGATTACGCGCAAGACGAGTTACCGTGAAGACAACCTGATTACGCTCGTCCACAAGTTTTGCGTCAAGGAATCTGCTCAGCTGATAGGCCCGCTTTACGGTGTTTCAGAAAAAGAAGTCGAAGAACCGGAACTTTTGTTCGATTATGAACTGTTTGCAGAAGTGATTCAGGATAAAATCGCAGCGACATTCAACGATAAACACCTGGAACTTTTCCATGCGATGCTGAAAATGGTCCGCTATTTAGGAAACAAGGAAAATCGTGGCGAAGATGGTAGCGAAAACGAGCCGTTGTTTGGCGTAAACACCTTCGCCCCTGTGTGGGAAGCGATGGTGGATAAAATTTTCGGGAAGTTGCCGCAGGGGGTCACCAAGGATAAATTTAATCCTCACTGTGAATGGGATCTGAGTTCTGGAGCCCGCGGATACGAAAATCCCAATTATGCAATGCGTCCCGATACGATTATGTGGGATCAGGAAGGCAATCGTCTTTATGTTCTGGATGCCAAATACTACAAGTTTGGCATGACTGGTTCTGCGGCAGATTTGCCTTCATCTGGTTCAATCTGCAAGCAAATTGCTTATGCGGAATATGTGGAAACACATTGGAAAACGATTTTAGGAGTGGATTCTATCGCTACGCCTTCGGCTTCGCTCCAGAATGACACTCTGCCAAAGCCTATTTACAATGCGTTCCTACTGCCGTATTCTTTTGATGCCGACAACTCTCAATTACCGCCGGACGACGGCTTTGAAACGCGTCCTTGCAAGATGCGCTTTATAGGCCACTGTCATGGGAACTGGAAGAATCTTGATGCAAGGCCAGGTGAAGACGATTATCGTCCTTACCACCGGATTGCAGGAATTTTGCTGGATGTAAGGTCCGTGATGGAGAACTATGGTGCGTTTGGTGAGGCACAAAAGACGTTGGCAGAACTTCTTCCTATCAAATAATTACACCGTAATACATTCCTTCGGCACCCTGTTGCAAAGCCAAACCTTGTCATTTCCGATATAGAACTGGATGCCCGCCTTTTGTGCGGCTTCCGTATCTATGTTCAAGATGACCGGCTCCGAATCGCGTCTTTTGCCGACACGGGTCGCGGTTTCAACATCTATGGAAAGGTGAACATATTGCCGTTGCATCGGCTTTAATCCATCCTGAAGGATTTGCAGCAAGGCCCTGTGCGTTGTTCCGTGGTATAGAACGGCAGGAGGAATTCCTGGCTCCTTCTTTATAATCTGCGGAACCGTGTGACCAATAGCAAAATTACGGCTAGAATTATGGGTTTTACGGTTCGGAAATTTTTATATTGTCAGCATGAAAATCGTCCCTTACAACCCAAAGTACCGCAAAGACTTTGTCGAAATGAACCTGGCGTGGATTTCATCCATGTTCAAGGTGGAACCCGAAGACGAGCGCGAACTTTCAAGTGTCGAGACAGCCATCGCGGCAGGTGCGGAAATCTTTTTCGCCGTTGACGACAGCGACAACCTAATGGCATGCTGCATGGTCGCCCCACGCAGTGCAGGGGAATGGGAAATTATGAAATTCGCCGCCAAGGGCATGTACACGGGAACCGGTGCGGGCAGCGCTTGCCTCAAGGCCTGCATCGAGTACGCCCGCGAAAAACAGGCGAAAAACATCGTTCTCGTTACCAACCGCAAGTGTACACACGCAATTCACTTATATGAAAAATTCGGCTTTGCGGAAATCCCCGTCGACAAGGAAAAATTCCCCTACGATCGCGGCGACATCTCCTTTGAAATGAAATTATTCGAGTGATTCGTCAAATCCTTCATCAAAGAAGTTTCGCCACCACCTCGCCGATATCGCCGTCGACGCATAACGAGCGGGGCCCGATGTCGTCGGGAGCGTAGGCCTGTCCGTAGTTGATGCAGGCGTAGGTGGCGTTCGAATTCAATGCGGTCATTTGCCAGAACGGGTACTTGATGATTCCGGGAGTGTTCATGCCTACGCCCAGTTCCAGGAACAACACGTTTCCGCCGCGCATGGCGTTACATCTGTCGAGAAATTCGCGGTAACGTTTTGCAGCACGATGCCAGCCGTCGTCTTCTACGAAGGTGGAATCAGAGCGCAGGTTCATGGACATGGGGCGGCCGCAAATGGGGCACCTGGGCAACAGTTCCGCAGGGACGGTCATGGCGGCGAACAAGCCCGTCTCTTTTGAAAATCCCTGGGCGTCGAACATGGCACGAATCTGCTTTTCGTTGTCGTAGGTGCAGGGGTGGCACGGCTTGCTGCATTGGAAAAGCCCGTAATCGCCCTGGGTGTAAAAGAGCCGTTCCTTGTCAAAGCCCGCCTTTTGGAAACAATGGTCCACGTTGGTGGTAAGGACAAAGTAATCCTTATCCCGTAGGATTTTCAGGAGATTTTCGTAGACGGGTTTCGGGGCGGCCATGTAGCGGTTTATCGTGACATAGCGGCTCCAGAAGGCCCACATTTCTTCGGGTGTGCCGTAAGGAAAAAAGCCGCCGGAATACATGTCCGAAAAGCCGTACTTTACAGAAAAGTCAGCGAAGTACTTGACAAAGCGTTCCCCGGAATAGGTAAATCCCGCCGATGTCGAAAGTCCAGCGCCCGCGCCCACGACGACGGCATCCGCCCTTGCCAGCGCCTCTTTCAGTCTCGACACTTCGGCAGAAAAATCATCCGTTGAACTTTTCGAAAATCCGCGCATAGATAGCCTCGTCCTTTTCGCTGAAAACGTTAAAGACAACCTTCATGGGGCTTTGTGTACGGCGCTTCCATTCCAGCACCGTATCCACCGCAATTTGGGCGGCACGTTCCGGCGGAAAACGGAATACACCTGTAGAAATACAGCAGAAGGCGATAGATTCCACACCGTTCCGGGCCGCAACT contains these protein-coding regions:
- a CDS encoding LlaJI family restriction endonuclease, whose protein sequence is MTALAQHIAEPAQKAFTSFADFCVYDAWYSSDEKKDKSFVGIRIEDNQPKIYFPMGYRASKPPEDICKRDFYQLIAVLNDKSLQSYFSEEDLKKSQLDFPFYAYLSVLQYYLDFGYFVESETIYKKGFSGKISWPRTIKRIKPQVVKDEEGHDQVVYLNLITRKTSYREDNLITLVHKFCVKESAQLIGPLYGVSEKEVEEPELLFDYELFAEVIQDKIAATFNDKHLELFHAMLKMVRYLGNKENRGEDGSENEPLFGVNTFAPVWEAMVDKIFGKLPQGVTKDKFNPHCEWDLSSGARGYENPNYAMRPDTIMWDQEGNRLYVLDAKYYKFGMTGSAADLPSSGSICKQIAYAEYVETHWKTILGVDSIATPSASLQNDTLPKPIYNAFLLPYSFDADNSQLPPDDGFETRPCKMRFIGHCHGNWKNLDARPGEDDYRPYHRIAGILLDVRSVMENYGAFGEAQKTLAELLPIK
- a CDS encoding RNA 2'-phosphotransferase, which produces MGHTVPQIIKKEPGIPPAVLYHGTTHRALLQILQDGLKPMQRQYVHLSIDVETATRVGKRRDSEPVILNIDTEAAQKAGIQFYIGNDKVWLCNRVPKECITV
- a CDS encoding GNAT family N-acetyltransferase, with translation MKIVPYNPKYRKDFVEMNLAWISSMFKVEPEDERELSSVETAIAAGAEIFFAVDDSDNLMACCMVAPRSAGEWEIMKFAAKGMYTGTGAGSACLKACIEYAREKQAKNIVLVTNRKCTHAIHLYEKFGFAEIPVDKEKFPYDRGDISFEMKLFE